From a region of the Planctomycetia bacterium genome:
- a CDS encoding EAL domain-containing protein produces the protein MKNPTALENATWFLTRFGEDGRSQGEVPVHCTPFRVGRNVGLELQLPVSSISKEHAELSVIEDALMVRDLGSTNGTLVNGRRINGTIRLMRDDLLQFASSVFRVGQNHRVMAENPNGRTVAQLPAAWAMELLLFDRLLNERAVTSVAQPIIDLRSHRTHGYELLGRGQVEGLESPKDMFGVATKVDMLVELSTLLRNEAGRSFAVMPLDHWYFVNTHPVEVVTPELVESIKELAGIVCGRPVVIEIHEGAVTNLHSIRELRAVLKDYGMRLAYDDFGAGQARLLELAEASPDYVKFDMQLIRGIDQSCGKRAQMLGALVNMVHELGILALAEGVETDGEAKICAQLGFDYGQGYYYGRPAPLPVTAPSANDTSLLLATRA, from the coding sequence ATGAAGAATCCAACTGCCCTCGAAAACGCGACGTGGTTCCTGACCCGCTTCGGCGAGGACGGTCGTTCGCAAGGCGAAGTACCCGTCCATTGCACTCCCTTTCGCGTGGGCCGCAACGTCGGCCTGGAGTTACAACTGCCGGTCAGCTCAATTTCCAAGGAGCATGCCGAGCTATCGGTGATTGAAGACGCCTTGATGGTCCGTGACCTCGGCAGCACCAACGGCACGCTGGTCAACGGTCGCCGCATCAACGGCACGATTCGCCTGATGCGCGACGACCTGCTGCAGTTCGCCAGCTCGGTGTTTCGCGTCGGCCAAAATCATCGTGTCATGGCCGAAAATCCGAACGGCCGCACCGTAGCGCAATTGCCCGCCGCCTGGGCGATGGAACTGTTGCTATTTGACCGCCTATTGAATGAGCGCGCCGTAACGAGCGTGGCCCAACCGATCATCGACCTGCGCAGCCATCGCACCCACGGTTACGAGTTGCTCGGCCGCGGTCAGGTGGAAGGCCTGGAAAGTCCGAAGGACATGTTCGGCGTCGCGACCAAGGTCGACATGCTGGTCGAGCTCAGCACGCTGCTCCGCAACGAAGCGGGCCGCAGCTTCGCGGTGATGCCGCTCGATCACTGGTACTTCGTCAATACGCACCCCGTGGAAGTCGTCACGCCCGAACTCGTTGAATCGATCAAGGAACTGGCAGGCATCGTCTGCGGGCGTCCCGTGGTGATCGAAATCCACGAAGGCGCCGTGACGAATCTGCATTCCATCCGCGAACTTCGCGCGGTGCTCAAAGACTACGGGATGCGGCTCGCGTACGACGACTTCGGCGCCGGCCAGGCTCGACTCCTAGAGCTCGCCGAAGCCTCGCCGGACTACGTCAAGTTCGATATGCAGCTCATCCGCGGCATCGACCAAAGCTGCGGCAAGCGCGCTCAGATGCTCGGTGCGCTCGTGAACATGGTCCACGAATTGGGCATCCTGGCGCTCGCGGAAGGCGTCGAAACCGACGGCGAGGCCAAGATTTGCGCCCAACTCGGCTTCGACTACGGCCAAGGCTATTACTACGGCCGCCCCGCCCCGCTCCCCGTCACGGCGCCTTCGGCGAACGACACGTCGCTGCTCCTCGCCACTCGCGCGTAG